The window CCTCGAGCACGGGAGGCTCCACGGTTGCCCCGGGTCCAAACCGGCTGGCGTCAATGGGCACAGGAAACTCGATGCGTTTGCCGACCACGACGTCGCTTTTTTTGAGCTGTCTTTCGATTTCATCGCTCAAGTCGATGGCCGGTCTGCCGGCCTCCTGGACGATGCGATTCAGGGCCGACTCCCGCAAGCGGACTTCGACATTGGATCGATTGAGCTGCGGAGGCTGGTCGTAGTTCAAGCGCAATCGGCCCAGGGTCAACTCGAACGGCTGACGGACCCATCGATCCACCGTCAAGGGGACACTGGCGGGCGTGATCGCTCCGACATTCAGTCGGGGGTCTTCGCGCCATTGGGTCTGGATTTCGCGGCGGAGAAGTTCCTTGTTGTCGAGGGTAAGTTCCCCAGCACCGACGGGGCGATCGACGACGGGAACCCGCAGTTTGAGGGTCTCCCGGCTTGCAAGATCTTCGACAACCTTGCGGGGGCCGGCGATTTCCATCTCCACGTAGGCCTGTTCCGCCGGGGGGGGTATTTCCATGACCAAGTCGGGATTGCCCCGCGGGTACGGCTCGACGCGCACGCGCAGGTTCCGGGTGTCGTTGACCAGGCTGTCCGCCGTTGCCCAGATTAGCAGGGTCAGCACGGCGGTCATGCTAAGCAGTTTGACTTGCTCCATCGGAGGCAACTCCCGTCGGTGAGCGCCGCGCGAACCACCGGCGCCGCTTGGAGACCCGCGCCGCGGCGGGCGCTGTCAGCTCCTTGCGGAGAAACTCCCGGAGCGTTTCGGCGCTGAGCCCGCGTCGCAGCCGGCCACGATTGGCCACCGAGATCGTCCCCGTCTCCTCGGAAACGATGATCACGACGGCCTCGGCTTCGTGACTCATGCCCAGCCCGGCGCGATGGCGGCTGCCCAGCGTGCGGTCCACTTCTCCCGACTCGGCGAGCGGAAACTGACATCCGGCGGCGACAATTCGCCCCTGGTGGATGATCACCCCGAGGTCGTGAAGGCTCGTGCCGGGCCAGAAGATGGTCTCGAGCAACTCCGTGGAAACTTCGGCGTCGAGACGCACCCCGGTATCGACCAGCGCCCCCACCTCTCCGGTGCGGTCAAGGGCGATCAGCGCCCCGATCTTTTTCTTGCTCATGCGCTCGCAGGCCAGAACGATGGGTTCGATGGTCGCCTCGGTGCGCCCCACCCAGTGCTGAAGCCAGCCCACATCGCCCACCCGAAGGAGCATGCGGCGCAGCTCCACCTGGAACGCGACCAGCGCAACGAGAAAGACGCTTACGATGAAGTACGGGTAAAGGACCTTGATCCGCTCAGAATCGAAGTTCTCCGCGAGGAGCCAGACGATCGCGAAACTCACCGCCAGAATAAGCAGCACCGCCCGCACGAGCCGTGCGCCGCGTGTCCCGTGAAAGAAGCGCAGCACGGTGTAGACGGCCGCGCCGATCAGGAACCACTCGAGCAGCGTAAGCCAGGGACGATAGGCGATCTGTTCAAAGAAGGACCGCAGGGGTGCGAGGAAATTGGATTGCGCAAGCAGCGCATCGAGCTTCACGGAGACTTCCCGCGGTGGTTGAAGGCGACCGATTGCCGGACGCATCGTCCACCGAACATTAAGACATGCGCCGGGCGGCCGGCGTTGGTTTCGGCGGCTGCTCTCAAATTCCCGCCGCGTGACCCATCATATCGGCCAAGACCCTGTGAATTCCGCCCGTTTGCCGCCCGCAGCAGCGCGAGTATACGACCCGTGATCGAGGGACGCAAACGTCGTGGCAGTACTGGAAACCGCATACGATGGTAGCATCGACCGTTTGTCACGGACGACTTGCGTCGTGACGACATCGCGACAAATCGGGCGCCGCCAGATTGCAGGGTGAGTCATCCCCGTTTCGGTTGCGTGCGCGCCCTCCAGCGGGTCATGATGGTTGGCGCGACGCGGCGGGGTGTGCCGGAAAAGTTCTTGCCTCGGGGCGTGCGGCACCTTACAATAACCGAACTTCGTAGGCGAGCGGTTGCCGGAGTTCTTTGAGAGGAGCGTGAGTCGTGTCGAATTCGGATTGCATGCCGCAGGACGGCGTATCGGACCATCACAAGAAGCTCGAGCCATTCGTGGGAACCTTCAAAGCGCAGGTGAAGCTGTGGATGGGCCCGGGCGATCCCATGGTCAGCACCGGCGTGATGACCAACTCCTGGGTCCTGGGCGGACGTTTCCTCAAGCAGGATTACCGCGGCGACCAGCAGGGTCAGCCCATGCCCCCCTTCGAGGGACACGGCTACTGGGGCTTCAACAACACAACGGGAAAGTACGAGGGATTCTGGATCGACAACGCCTCGACCATGATGCAAACGGAAGTGGGGGCGATCGAATCGTCGGGTAAGGTCTGGACGATGGTCGGCGAGATGACCAATCCACAAACCAAGCAACCCTTGAGCAAACGCTCGGTCATCACGCTGCACGATGA is drawn from Phycisphaerae bacterium and contains these coding sequences:
- the cdaA gene encoding diadenylate cyclase CdaA, coding for MKLDALLAQSNFLAPLRSFFEQIAYRPWLTLLEWFLIGAAVYTVLRFFHGTRGARLVRAVLLILAVSFAIVWLLAENFDSERIKVLYPYFIVSVFLVALVAFQVELRRMLLRVGDVGWLQHWVGRTEATIEPIVLACERMSKKKIGALIALDRTGEVGALVDTGVRLDAEVSTELLETIFWPGTSLHDLGVIIHQGRIVAAGCQFPLAESGEVDRTLGSRHRAGLGMSHEAEAVVIIVSEETGTISVANRGRLRRGLSAETLREFLRKELTAPAAARVSKRRRWFARRSPTGVASDGASQTA
- a CDS encoding DUF1579 domain-containing protein — protein: MSNSDCMPQDGVSDHHKKLEPFVGTFKAQVKLWMGPGDPMVSTGVMTNSWVLGGRFLKQDYRGDQQGQPMPPFEGHGYWGFNNTTGKYEGFWIDNASTMMQTEVGAIESSGKVWTMVGEMTNPQTKQPLSKRSVITLHDDDHHDLEMYFSGPDGKESKAMEIKYERA